From a single Micromonospora pallida genomic region:
- a CDS encoding enoyl-CoA hydratase family protein translates to MTSPDALVRVSTARGVTTLTLDSPHNRNALSTPLMTELLDGLSVAVADPSVRVVVLDHTGPVFCSGADLKETAAAYASGSVPAGKLGDVLAAVRECPKPVVARVAGPARAGGLGLIAAADLAVCGEEATFAFTEVRLGVIPAVISATVLPRLTPRAAAELYLTGETFDGRRAAEIGLVTTAVPGAELDETVAGWCAALLRGAPAALAGAKELLRRPAEADLRRELAHLATLSTGYFLSEEGREGVAAFREKRPTRWVAALDEG, encoded by the coding sequence ACAGCCCGCACAACCGCAACGCGCTCTCCACGCCCCTGATGACCGAGCTGCTCGACGGCCTGTCGGTGGCGGTCGCCGACCCCTCGGTCCGGGTGGTGGTGCTCGACCACACCGGCCCGGTGTTCTGCTCCGGTGCCGACCTCAAGGAGACCGCGGCGGCGTACGCGAGCGGGAGCGTGCCCGCCGGGAAGCTCGGCGACGTGCTCGCGGCGGTCCGGGAGTGCCCGAAGCCGGTGGTGGCCCGGGTGGCCGGACCGGCGCGGGCCGGTGGGTTGGGTCTGATCGCCGCCGCCGACCTGGCGGTCTGCGGGGAGGAGGCGACCTTCGCCTTCACCGAGGTGCGGCTCGGGGTGATCCCGGCGGTGATCTCGGCGACCGTCCTGCCCCGGCTGACGCCCCGCGCGGCGGCCGAGCTGTACCTGACCGGGGAGACCTTCGACGGCCGGCGGGCCGCCGAGATCGGCCTGGTCACCACAGCGGTGCCCGGCGCCGAACTGGACGAGACGGTGGCCGGCTGGTGCGCGGCGCTGCTGCGGGGAGCACCGGCGGCGCTGGCCGGGGCGAAGGAGCTGCTGCGCCGTCCGGCCGAGGCGGACCTGCGTCGCGAGCTGGCCCACCTGGCCACGCTCTCCACCGGCTACTTCCTCTCCGAGGAGGGACGCGAGGGGGTGGCAGCCTTCCGGGAGAAGCGGCCGACCCGATGGGTGGCGGCCCTCGACGAGGGGTAG